TTTTATTCCAATAAATAAATTTAGTTTGATTTCTTCTTAATTCTTCTGTCAAACTAGGAAAGGGTTGAGAAAGACCGTGAACAAACAGCGGAAACGGTTCGCAACAGTAAAAGTATCCAGGCTGGCGATAAAGATGATAGCCCGTCATGTCATAAACTGCATCGCCAGGTTCAGAAACTAACAAAATATTATTGACAATTTGAAGCTGGCCTGTATTTTTCCATTTTGTTTGGACTCTTTCTGATTGCCAAAGACCAAAACAAGAAAGAGAAAAAAGCGACAACCAACCAATCAGCCAAAGTAAACCAATTTTTTTCTGAAGCCAATGACCCAAATCAACCAAAAAGATAGCCGCCAATAAGCAAAGAATCACTAGTAAAGGCAAGTAGTTTTGTAAAAGAGTGATGTAAATAAAAAAGAAAACCAAGAAAGCAAAGCCAAGAAAAGAAAAAATTAAAAATAAACTGATTAACTGATAACCTTTAAAAGCTGCTTGAAAAGCTTGTTTAATTAAACCTGCTACCCCTAAAAAAATAACGAAAATGGTCAAACACCAAGGCAAACTGCGGCCACCTAAACCATAAAAAGCATCATTGGGAATAAAAGGAAAGATTGGGTCAAAAAACATTTTGCCATAACTTCGATTAATTTCATAAGGCAACAAGAAAACTGAATAAATTACTTTTGGAATATCACCTAAAAGAAAAGCAAATAAAAATAAAGCCAAAAAAGGAATTAAAACACCTAAATGAAAAAAGAAAAAATTCTCCCAGAGTTTTTTCCAGGTACCGCGACTAACAAAAAGCAGACCAGCGAATAAACCCAAATAACCAAAAGCGACTTTCATTAAAATCAAAAAAGCCAAACCATAGGTAAATCCAGCCATTAAAAGAAAAAGTCGCTTCTTCTTTTTCTTTTCTGCCATTAAAAGAAAAAGAAAAGAAGCTAACCAAAAGAGCAAGGAAAAATTATCAGGTCTAATTTCAATAGTTTTGCTTAAATTAAGAGGCAAAAGAGCCCAGAAAAAAGCGGCCACAACCCCGGTTAAGCGATTAAAAGCTAAATTGCCAATATAAAAGAGAACTAAAAGAGTGGCCAAAAAAACCAGGAAATTAAGAGCCCGGGCAAAAAAAAGAACCACCACGCCTTCTTTTAAGAATAAAAATAAGGGGGCAAAATAGGCAATCAAGAAAGGCGAAAAAGAGTAACCAAAATCTCGATAAGGCATTTGACCTTGAGCCAGAAGATAAGACCGATACAAATGACGAAACTCGTCCTCATCAAAAAAACGATTCATGGCTAAATCAAACCGGAGAGCCAAGCAAAAAAGAATGGCGATGATTCCCAAAAAAACAACTAGGTTGTTAAAATTAAAGAATTTTTTCATTAAAATGGATTTTACTGGTTTGAAGCTTTTTTTTCAATCTGGTTCTGGTTTAAAATTTTTTGGTCAGATTTGCTACAATAGGAAAGATGAAAAAACTTTTGATTCTCCTTTTTCTTGGTTTAATTATTCGCCTTTTCTTTATTCCCAACCCCGGTTTTGCGGCTGACATTGCTTATTGGAAATCCTGGAGTTTAGCCGCGGCTGAAAAAGGGATTGTCTGGACCACTCTGGAAACCAATTACAATTACGCCCCCGCTTTTCTCTATTACCTAAAAGCCGTGGGTTCAACCTATCTTTTTTTAGCCCAGCCAATAAATCTCCAAGCCTTTTGGCAAGCAACCAATCTCCTTTTTCTCCTTCTCATCAAGCTACTAGTCATTATTGTTGACTTACTGACCGCCTACGGCCTCTGGTGGCTTCTGGAAAAGCATTTAAAAACCAAAACACCCAAAAGAATAAACCTGCCTTTAATTGCCGCTGGATTTTACCTTTTTAATCCCTTCATCATTTTTAATGGTGCCTACTGGGGTCAAGTCGGCTCAATCGGGACTGGTCTTCTCTTTTTAAGTTTAATTTTACTTTGGCAAAAGAAATCCCTCCGGGCCATTGGTGTCATTACCTTAGCTTTTCTTTTAAAACTCCAAATGCTTTTTTATCTTCCCCTCCTGCTTCTCTGGATTTTTAAAAAAGAGGGCTGGCAAAAATTAATTACCTCTTTAGGAACGATGACCATTGTTTTCTTTTTAGTTTGTTTGCCTTTTATCCTTAGTCATCATATGGAGAAAGTAACCACCTTGATTCTCGCTTCGGCTGATTACTTTCCTTATCTTTCCTTAAATGCTTATAATCTCTGGTGGTTGTTTGCCAAAGGAGCTGGCTTTACGACCATCGACCGAATTCTTGTTTTTGGCATCACTCCGGCAAAATTTATTGGCCTTTTTCTTTTCTTTGTTTTTTACCTTCTATCTTTAAGTCTTCTTTGGCAAAAAACCAATAAAAAAACCTTGAT
The Patescibacteria group bacterium genome window above contains:
- a CDS encoding glycosyltransferase family 39 protein; the protein is MKKFFNFNNLVVFLGIIAILFCLALRFDLAMNRFFDEDEFRHLYRSYLLAQGQMPYRDFGYSFSPFLIAYFAPLFLFLKEGVVVLFFARALNFLVFLATLLVLFYIGNLAFNRLTGVVAAFFWALLPLNLSKTIEIRPDNFSLLFWLASFLFLLMAEKKKKKRLFLLMAGFTYGLAFLILMKVAFGYLGLFAGLLFVSRGTWKKLWENFFFFHLGVLIPFLALFLFAFLLGDIPKVIYSVFLLPYEINRSYGKMFFDPIFPFIPNDAFYGLGGRSLPWCLTIFVIFLGVAGLIKQAFQAAFKGYQLISLFLIFSFLGFAFLVFFFIYITLLQNYLPLLVILCLLAAIFLVDLGHWLQKKIGLLWLIGWLSLFSLSCFGLWQSERVQTKWKNTGQLQIVNNILLVSEPGDAVYDMTGYHLYRQPGYFYCCEPFPLFVHGLSQPFPSLTEELRRNQTKFIYWNKSNFWTLATEDVNFLKQNYLLTGLGDLYVVGKKIVFSGNQEMMFEILAEGEYQIEKESQGRLIIDGQEIKTNQLYLNNGWHQTRGEGIKGLILKYKMRSR
- a CDS encoding NPCBM/NEW2 domain-containing protein: MKKLLILLFLGLIIRLFFIPNPGFAADIAYWKSWSLAAAEKGIVWTTLETNYNYAPAFLYYLKAVGSTYLFLAQPINLQAFWQATNLLFLLLIKLLVIIVDLLTAYGLWWLLEKHLKTKTPKRINLPLIAAGFYLFNPFIIFNGAYWGQVGSIGTGLLFLSLILLWQKKSLRAIGVITLAFLLKLQMLFYLPLLLLWIFKKEGWQKLITSLGTMTIVFFLVCLPFILSHHMEKVTTLILASADYFPYLSLNAYNLWWLFAKGAGFTTIDRILVFGITPAKFIGLFLFFVFYLLSLSLLWQKTNKKTLIKTCLWVALAFFMLPTQMHERYIYPAFLFLALMIPEISQLYQEKPRSIKLYFYLLIMTLLPLTCFYNLHNVLAINYPQYALSILAQLNFNELTLIVAGIHLILFLGLSIIFIKEINPRLSLTILSIAAFIIISKQAAFLATKEIPLTKITPIYQKQDYGLPMKNLTVNSAWGPKSWSFLSSNYFFYRQGLGSHANSQIIYPLNGQFKRFTTDVGIDAEAGIQGTVEFKILADGQLLYESGKVGRFDLPRHAEVNIEKAQNLELIITDAQDGINDDHADWLNPTLYK